TTATTTCAAATTTAAATTTCAGAGTTAGCAGCGAAGACTTAAAGCAGTTATTTGACAAGTATGGCGAAGTAACATCAGCCAAAGTGATTACCGATAGACTTTCGGGCAGATCAAGAGGTTTCGGATTTGTTGAGATGAAAACCGATGAAGAAGCCAAGAAAGCCATTGAAGGATTGAACCTAGCAGAATTTGATGGCAAAGTCATTTCCGTATCGATAGCTAAACCTAGAACAGAACGGGGAGATAATCCAGGCGGCGAAAGACGTAATTTCAACCGATATTGATCAGTCATCAGTAGGCAGTCGACAATAGTTATTATTTGCCGGCACCCTGTCATCAGGATTGTTTTTTTCATTTAAATAATCCACTTCAATGTCTGAAAGTCCGTCTATCCGTTTTTTAATTTCCATTGGCCATCTGTGTTTTTTTTGCTAATGTTTCATCAAATGCCCCAAGCATAGCCTCCATTTCGATCTTTTCCTCCTGGCTGTCGACATCAATACACCACTGACCTTTCCGTGGCGGTAATATATTTATTCACGTGGAGTGAATTGTTTATTACAGGTCATTATTTTGCGTCACAGT
This DNA window, taken from Bacteroidota bacterium, encodes the following:
- a CDS encoding RNA-binding protein, producing the protein MNIFISNLNFRVSSEDLKQLFDKYGEVTSAKVITDRLSGRSRGFGFVEMKTDEEAKKAIEGLNLAEFDGKVISVSIAKPRTERGDNPGGERRNFNRY